The Serratia rhizosphaerae genome has a segment encoding these proteins:
- the cysW gene encoding sulfate/thiosulfate ABC transporter permease CysW: MADISAFNGAQRQRINWGKWALIAIGVLFSLLLLVIPMISIFAEAFSKGSGEMWRNLMDADMLHAIWLTVLIALITVPVNLIFGTLLAWLVTRFTFPGRQLLLTLIDIPFAVSPVVAGLIYLLFYGSNGLLGGWLDAHNIQLMFSWPGMVLVTVFVTCPFVVRELVPMMLSQGSQEDEAAILLGASGWQMFRRVTLPNIRWALLYGVVLTNARAIGEFGAVSVVSGSIRGETYSLPLQVELLQQDYNTVGSFTAAALLTIMAIVTLFLKSALQWRLERQNVRREREENQ; encoded by the coding sequence ATGGCTGATATCTCTGCCTTCAACGGCGCTCAGCGGCAGCGCATCAACTGGGGTAAATGGGCGCTGATCGCCATTGGCGTGCTGTTTTCACTGCTGTTGCTGGTGATCCCGATGATTTCCATTTTCGCCGAGGCCTTTTCCAAGGGCAGCGGCGAAATGTGGCGCAACCTGATGGATGCGGACATGCTGCACGCCATCTGGCTGACGGTGCTGATCGCGTTGATCACCGTGCCGGTTAACCTGATTTTCGGCACTCTGCTGGCCTGGCTGGTAACGCGCTTTACCTTCCCGGGCCGCCAGTTGCTGCTGACGCTGATCGACATTCCATTTGCCGTGTCGCCGGTAGTGGCTGGCCTGATTTACCTGCTGTTTTACGGCAGCAACGGCCTGCTGGGCGGTTGGCTGGATGCGCATAACATCCAGCTGATGTTCTCCTGGCCGGGCATGGTATTGGTGACGGTATTTGTCACCTGTCCGTTTGTGGTGCGTGAGCTGGTGCCGATGATGCTCAGCCAGGGCAGCCAGGAAGATGAAGCCGCCATTTTGCTGGGCGCTTCCGGCTGGCAGATGTTCCGCCGGGTGACGCTGCCCAATATTCGCTGGGCGCTGCTGTACGGCGTGGTGCTGACCAACGCCCGCGCCATCGGCGAATTCGGCGCCGTATCGGTGGTTTCCGGCTCAATTCGCGGGGAAACCTACAGCCTGCCGCTACAGGTTGAGCTGCTGCAACAGGATTACAACACCGTCGGCTCGTTTACCGCCGCCGCGTTGCTGACCATTATGGCGATAGTGACCCTATTTTTGAAAAGCGCTCTGCAATGGCGTCTGGAACGACAGAACGTACGCCGCGAGCGGGAGGAAAACCAATGA
- the cysT gene encoding sulfate/thiosulfate ABC transporter permease CysT, which yields MLSLTRSSKRVLPGFGLSLGSSLFYTCLILLLPLSALVMQLSQMTLAQYWEVISNPQVVAAYKVTLLAAGVASLFNALFGMLMAWILTRYRFPGRSLLDGLIDLPFALPTAVAGLTLAGLFSTTGWYGQWLAHFDIKVTFTWIGIAVAMAFTSLPFVVRTVQPVLEELGPEYEEAAETLGATRWQSFRRVVLPEVSPALLAGTAISFTRSLGEFGAVIFIAGNIAWKTEVTSLMIFVRLQEFDYPAASAIASVILAASLLLLFSINLLQSRFGKRIGGH from the coding sequence ATGTTGTCGTTAACCCGTTCCAGTAAACGTGTGCTGCCCGGATTCGGCCTGAGCCTGGGCAGCAGCCTGTTTTATACCTGTCTGATTCTGCTGCTGCCGCTGAGTGCGCTGGTAATGCAGTTGTCGCAGATGACGCTGGCGCAGTATTGGGAAGTGATTTCCAACCCGCAGGTGGTGGCGGCCTATAAGGTCACGCTGCTGGCGGCTGGCGTGGCCAGTCTGTTCAACGCGCTGTTCGGCATGCTGATGGCGTGGATCCTGACCCGCTACCGGTTCCCCGGCCGCTCGCTGCTGGACGGCCTGATTGATTTGCCGTTCGCGCTGCCGACCGCCGTTGCCGGCCTGACGCTGGCCGGGCTGTTTTCCACCACCGGTTGGTACGGCCAGTGGTTGGCGCACTTTGATATCAAAGTCACCTTTACCTGGATTGGCATTGCGGTGGCGATGGCGTTTACCAGCCTGCCGTTTGTGGTGCGTACCGTACAGCCGGTGCTGGAAGAGCTGGGGCCGGAGTATGAAGAGGCGGCGGAAACGCTGGGCGCTACCCGCTGGCAGAGCTTTCGCCGCGTGGTGCTGCCGGAGGTGTCGCCGGCGCTGCTGGCCGGCACCGCAATTTCTTTCACCCGCAGCCTGGGCGAGTTCGGCGCCGTGATTTTTATCGCCGGCAACATCGCCTGGAAGACCGAAGTGACCTCGCTGATGATTTTTGTGCGCCTGCAAGAGTTTGATTACCCGGCGGCCAGCGCCATTGCCTCCGTGATTCTGGCGGCGTCGCTGCTGCTGTTATTTAGCATCAACCTGCTGCAAAGCCGCTTCGGCAAGCGTATTGGGGGGCACTAA